The genome window GCGCTCGCCCATCTGCACCGGGCGGAAACTGATTTTATCATCCGGCCCGACTACAGCCAGCTGGTTGCTGCCCTGCACATCCATCACCGCTCGTTGCGGCACCAGCAGCGCGCCGGTGCGCATGCTGTCGATATAACGCACCTTGGCAAACTGTCCGGGACGCAGAATATTCCCCGGGTTGGGGAACAGCGTCGCCACCATGATGGTCCCGGTTTTCACATCCACCTGCCGGTCGGCGAAATAAAACCTCCCTTTGTACGGATGGACCGATCCATTGGCCAATATCAGATCGAGCTGATCCAAATGCTGTTGTGGCTCAGTATCCCTTTGCGGTTTATTGATTTTTTCCGCTTTGAGCAAATACTCCTTCTCACCCAACGGAACAAAAACCTTGATCGGATCGATGGTGGAAACCGTAGTCAGCAAACCACTGGTCCCGGAAGGACCGACCAGATCGCCAAGCTGCGCGTTGGAAATACCGGCAACGCCGTCAATTGGGGAAATGATGCGGGTAAAGCCGAGATTTACCGCCGCTTTTTCTACCGCAGCCCGCGCCGCCAGAACATTGGCGGCGGCGGACAAATCATCCTGAACAGCGTCATCCAGTTCCTGCCTGCTGATAGCCTGCGTTTGCGCCAACGGACGGTAGCGCTTCACATTAAGCGCTGTTTTGCCGTGCTGCGCTTCCGCCTGCGCCAGTTGCGCCTTGGCTTCGTCAAGCGCGGCCTGAAACGGACGCGCATCCACCTCGAACAGCACCTGCCCTTTTTTGACAAGGGAGCCTTCCAGATAGTTACGTTTGACAAGATAACCGGTCACCTGGGAGCGGATTTCCGCGTTGACCAACCCGTCAACTGTCGCCACCCAGACCTTTTCTATCGGCACATCCGCGGGCTCTACCGTGATGAACGGTATATCCAGCAGGGGTGCGGGCGTCTCGGCTTTTTTACAGGCGCCCAGCCCCGCCACTATTAAAAGCGCGGCTATAACCGGTACTTTGCCGCGATGATAGCCACGGAACAAACCGGCGATACGAAAACAAGATAAATCCGGGGTCATCGGGCAAACATGCAATCCATTACGGGGGAAAGGAAAGTGTTGTCTCATGCTAGCACAGCCGTACGAATTCGTGTGGCGAAGTTGACGTCGGTCAATCAAGGTTAAAACCTGAGCGATCGGTAATCCCTCGCCGCGTAACGGGGGCGTCAAGCAACAAATTCAGAACCGCCTAATGCAACTTGATCCGCGGACGCAAACGCCGATGAAAAAAACCTGAAACCATAAGCAAAACCAAACGGAAAGGCCCGAACAAGGCCATTTGATGCATTTTGTACAACGACAAATAGACCAGACGCGCGATAGCGCCCTCTATCATCACGCTACCCATCAAATTCCCCATCAAATTCCCCACTGTGCTGAACTTGCCGAGCGCCACCAGCGAACCGTAGTCGCGGTAGTGGTAATTTTCAAGCTTTTTGCCCTTGATGCTGCGCTGCAGGTTGTCGAAAACCAAAGTCGCCATTTGATGAGCGGCTTGCGCGCGCGGCGGCACGGTGGCCTCCGGGCCTTTTTCAGGCCACGGACAGGCGGAGCAATCGCCGATCGCGAAGATATGATCGTCCTCTGTCGTTTGTAAAGTGGATCGAACGCGCAACTGGTTGATGCGGTTGGTTTCCAAGCCATCCAGATGTGCAAGAAAATCAGGCGCCTTTATTCCCGCAGCCCAAACCTTGAGCACCGCCGGTATAAACAGACCGGACTGGGTATGTATCCCCTGCCCATCTACCGCAACCACCCTCTCGCCCAGATGCACACTTACGCCGATCAGCCGCAACTGGTTCAAGGTAGCCTGGGACAGGCGCTTCGGCAGCTCGGGCAGCAGAGTCTGGGACGCTTCTATCAGATTGATATGAATATCGGCGGGCTTAACGTTATCCAGACCGTAGGCGTTCAACAATTCCGCTGCCTGATGCAACTGGGCCGACAGTTCGATACCTGTTGCGCCGCCGCCGACTATGGCGATATCCAGCTGCCCTGCCACCCGAACGCCGCCCTGCACATGCGCACGCAAGTAGGCTTCCAGCAAGCGATGATGAAACTGCTCGGCCTGCGCAGTCGTATCCAAAAACAAACAGTTTCCGGCGACGCCGCTGATTCCGAAATCGTTGCATACGCTGCCGACCGCAATTACCAGATAGTCGTAAGTGCAGAAACGCTCGGGGACGATTTCCTCTCCCTTTTCATCCAGCATCGGCGCTATGGTGATGGTCTTCTGCGCGCGGTTCAGCCCGCTCATGCGCCCCAGCATGAAATGAAAATGGTTGTTATAGGCCTGCGCCAGATAATCTACTTCGTCGTCATGCACATCCAGCGTACCGGCCGCCACTTCGTGCAGCAATGGCTTCCATATATGCGTTCTTCCGGCGTCAATCAGCGTAATACTGGCTTTTTGACGTTTCCCCCAGGAATTTCCCAGCCGGGTCGCCAGCTCCAAGCCACCGGCCCCGCCGCCTACGATGAGTAGGCGAGGCAAAGATTGTTTTACTTTTTCGGTTTTCATGCATGCTCCTCAAATTTCTTAGTACTATAAATGAGTGTAGGCCGCTTTTCCAAGGCTCACGTATAGGGGACTCCATAGTGAAGTACGCATTTTATCGCGTCTGAAGAATCAACCGGCCCGAATAAACCAGTTTCAACTCGCGCTTCCATAAAAACGGTGAAGGGGGAACTATCCTCAAAACTGCTTGATTGAGACAAGATACATTCGTTTTTCCGGCTACAACCTGTCAATATTGACAGGTTGTAGCCGGAACATTCACTCCTTAGACTATCGGACAGGTTCAAATTTGCGCATACTTCCAAAGTGCGTAGCTTGTGTCCTTGGCCGTTTCTATTTATAAGCAGCAGGAAGTTGTTTCTTAATGCTATGTACAGAGCCAACGTCATCATTTTTTATATTACCGAAGCCCTGTTCCTCATCACATCATGGCACTCTGACCGCATCCGTGCAAAAACCCGGCTACGCGCTAGTAAGGAATGGATAGATCTGGCCGAAAAAACAGCGGATTTAGGGATATGGTCATGGGATATCGCACGTGACCGCTTCCAGATCACGGAATTTGGCCGTAGCCTATACGGCTTTGCTTCCGCAACGCCGATAAATTATCAGGGTTTTCTCATGACCTTGCACCCGGATGACCGACAGCCTACTCAACTAGCCATACAGCAGGTGCTGACCGAAAAAAATGATTACCGGCATGAATACCGAGTAATCCGTCAGGACGGCTCGGTGCGTTGGATTGTAACCCTGTACCGTGGGAACTTTGATGATGCCGGAAAACCTTTGCAACTGTTGGCCGCATCAGTTGATGTCACAGCGCGCAAACAGATGGAACAGGAATTGAAGGTCCAACAACAGATGCTGATTCACATAACGCGGGTGACCACTATGGGAGAGCTCTCCGGCGCGCTTGCCCATGAGTTGAACCAACCGTTGGCCGCCATCCTCTGCAACGCTCAGGCGGGCCAGCGGTTTCTTGCGAAAACACCGCCTGACTGGAAGGAACTGCGCGCCATCATGAACGACATTACCGAAGCCGACCGTCGGGCAAGC of Candidatus Methylospira mobilis contains these proteins:
- a CDS encoding NAD(P)/FAD-dependent oxidoreductase, which translates into the protein MKTEKVKQSLPRLLIVGGGAGGLELATRLGNSWGKRQKASITLIDAGRTHIWKPLLHEVAAGTLDVHDDEVDYLAQAYNNHFHFMLGRMSGLNRAQKTITIAPMLDEKGEEIVPERFCTYDYLVIAVGSVCNDFGISGVAGNCLFLDTTAQAEQFHHRLLEAYLRAHVQGGVRVAGQLDIAIVGGGATGIELSAQLHQAAELLNAYGLDNVKPADIHINLIEASQTLLPELPKRLSQATLNQLRLIGVSVHLGERVVAVDGQGIHTQSGLFIPAVLKVWAAGIKAPDFLAHLDGLETNRINQLRVRSTLQTTEDDHIFAIGDCSACPWPEKGPEATVPPRAQAAHQMATLVFDNLQRSIKGKKLENYHYRDYGSLVALGKFSTVGNLMGNLMGSVMIEGAIARLVYLSLYKMHQMALFGPFRLVLLMVSGFFHRRLRPRIKLH
- a CDS encoding ATP-binding protein, which codes for MYRANVIIFYITEALFLITSWHSDRIRAKTRLRASKEWIDLAEKTADLGIWSWDIARDRFQITEFGRSLYGFASATPINYQGFLMTLHPDDRQPTQLAIQQVLTEKNDYRHEYRVIRQDGSVRWIVTLYRGNFDDAGKPLQLLAASVDVTARKQMEQELKVQQQMLIHITRVTTMGELSGALAHELNQPLAAILCNAQAGQRFLAKTPPDWKELRAIMNDITEADRRASQVVSRLRVLFKKDEVVQQGLHINTLTEEVTKLLHSDLIAKQVSLTLHLADNLQCTIGDPVQLTQVLINLVMNATEAMTSSASGLRQLRICTSLSDTATLEVAVHDTGSGIAPQALEQIFDPFITSKPHSLGMGLTISRIIINAHGGRLWAINNPDRGATLRFTLPITQETSS
- a CDS encoding efflux RND transporter periplasmic adaptor subunit gives rise to the protein MRQHFPFPRNGLHVCPMTPDLSCFRIAGLFRGYHRGKVPVIAALLIVAGLGACKKAETPAPLLDIPFITVEPADVPIEKVWVATVDGLVNAEIRSQVTGYLVKRNYLEGSLVKKGQVLFEVDARPFQAALDEAKAQLAQAEAQHGKTALNVKRYRPLAQTQAISRQELDDAVQDDLSAAANVLAARAAVEKAAVNLGFTRIISPIDGVAGISNAQLGDLVGPSGTSGLLTTVSTIDPIKVFVPLGEKEYLLKAEKINKPQRDTEPQQHLDQLDLILANGSVHPYKGRFYFADRQVDVKTGTIMVATLFPNPGNILRPGQFAKVRYIDSMRTGALLVPQRAVMDVQGSNQLAVVGPDDKISFRPVQMGERYGSSWVVTSGLQAGERVVVEGLQKAKPGLQVKPVAWQSPSPAGDTPAR